The stretch of DNA GCACacttttaaagtgatagttcacccaaaaatgaaaatcctgtcattatgTACTCATTCTCAAGTAGTTTTTTTTCCCATTATACTCCATAATATTCCAATATCGTCTTTTGAGttcaccagaaaaaaaagaaaaaaaaactccctcAGGTTTTGAATAAACTCAGGATTTGAATAGCTTGAGGGTGAGAGtgacataattttcttttttaagtgaactatccctttgagatCTGTAATGCAGTGCAATTGAAAAAGTCCTCAGTTCTGCATCCAGAGAACAATTCTTCAGATGTGCCAACACTGAGATCACTCTTGGATCCCAGTCCACTGTCGGTATTGCACAGGTGAAACTTTCAGAAAGTTCACGTGAGTTCATGCAAGTTCAGGAAAGCAGATCTACTCACATCCACATGCATCCAGACATCATGCTTCTTACAGATGTCCGCTATAGCCATGAGAGGATCAAAGGCACCATAAACCGTGGTGCCGGCCGTGGCGCTGACAAAGAACGGCACGTATCCCTGTGAGAAAGAAATCAATGTGTTATTCAAGGGCCCAATTTTGCCCAAGAACCACACAAATTATTTGAACAGACCCAACAGAGACACACGAGATGGTCATGGAGACACGGTCATTGAAATTACCTTCTGCTTGGCTTCAATAATCCTCCTTTCAAGGTCGGAAGGAATCATCTTACCCCTGGAAGAAATGAGAGCAGTAAAGAAGTCATATGGTTTAGTGATTATAAGACGTGCATTTCTCAAGTGTGCGGTCATGAAGTAATGCATCAGTAGTGATAATCCAGACTAACCTTTCATCTGCTTTAATACAGATGACACTTTCTGTACCGATTCCAAGTGCAGCTGCTCCTTTCTTGATTGAAAAATGGCTCTGAAAATCATAATCAGTCATTGATGCACTAAATTGCATATACAATTTGAAATGtccttagaaaaaaacaaatataatagtGATTAATGTCTTTATttgctataataataatgttattatttaataacaGTTACTGTTACAAGCATATATGAAAATGTTCTATAttcaagctatttttttttaaatcatatataaattGACAAGACATGCAATTTTGCTGTCTTGAAAGAAAAACgttccttcttttctttttttttcctccatatctttttactcttaaaaattaatttcactgggcaacacagaaaacacatttttaagtaaaatgtGGGAATTATACTCTgactgctttctctctctctctctctctctctctctctctctctcacacgcacacttttttaataacttaaatacaacattttcaaaatgtggaCATAAATACAGTTTGGTGTAATGTATGTATTAGCGTTATGTATCTGGGGAGCGTTTTCAACAAATGACTTTCACGATTAACATTCtgacttaaaataaaatgactatttatatgtttacagtatattattatttCTCTCTTTTGATACTGAAAGTAAATGAACAGACATACATGTTCAGATGTGAAGGCCACCAGTCTCGGTGCGGATGACATTCCTTTCTCCTTCACCTCGGGGAACATTTTATAGCGAGCCAGTAGCATGGCATACATGTTGGAAATGGCGCCACCTAGAGGACAATAAAGCAAGCCTTTCATTCCATAACTCAGTTTTTACTCTGAATGTCATGAATGTCAACGTTACTTTTTTGCTGaaagtaatacacacacacacacacacatacacacacacacacacacacatatatatatatatatatatatatatatatagatatatatatacttcaaaGAATAATGGAGGCATCCTCTTCTGACAACTTTACACTTTTGGCCAATTCCCGTACTTGCTCATTTCGCACTCATTTCACAACATCTTAAGGCAGGTCACGCAGACTGACAGCTGCTTACCCGGAGAGAATATTCCATCACCGCGGCCATCCTGCCAGCCAATGATCTCCCTCATCTTCTTCAGCGTGACGTATTCCAACAGCACGAAGACTGGAGCCACCTCATAGGTGAACCTGTTTGCACAGAGATCACATGACCCAGTTACACAAGCCAGAAAAAAGAGTCACGACAAGCAAACATCCCGACAACCTGTTTCGCAACTGATGCTTGAGAGGATTTTGCAACAGTCTACAGGTTCTCCAGCAGTGTGTCACTGCAGTAAGCTTAAGACAAtgatgaaaatactttttttttttaagaataaattctcaaatgtttaacatttaacaaccaaataaacaaaaatgtattttgcctacacaaaaaaaattacattgttaTTACATTGTAATTGCATCGCTATTACAgtgttattacatagttatttttattaagcatctgttaaattaaaactttaatttccAACATAAAATGATTGTTCTTATTAGCCTGAATGTCATTTTAATTTCCATCTCATTTTCTCTCTGAGAAAAGCACAATATGAGAGAGTGGAGGTTATTTTTGCTTTTCTGAATTcagcagcttttcactttattCCTTTCAACAGATATCTGTAGGGTTAAGCCAGCCACCACAAAGACCAGtccaaaataatgtttatgaaggCAGAGAAAATGGAAATGATCTCAACCTGCTTTGTATTTTACTGGAAGGAGACCCACTCACATATTGGTGTTGGCAGTGGACGTAAGCCAATCGGCAGCCAAGCCAACCATGTCTAACCCAGTGGAGAGCTGATTGAAATATCTGGGGTGTGCTGAAGATAGAGATAACATAGAGGGAGAATacaaaattaatcatttaaatgtacaaaatcaTTCAGGTTCCACTAATCTATAATCTATTTATGGCCCTCTATTAATAGTCGCTCTCTTCAGATGGAGCTCAAACGAATCTCTGACCGGCGCAGACAGCAAGGAATTCAATCAATCTTTATGATCATTCATAATTATTCCCAAAACGACAATCACTTTTCGATATAATACCAGTCAGTTCAAATGCCACCAGAGAAAATAAAATCGTCTCTAGACGCATTCATTTAATTTCACGTCATGTTCTGATCTGATTCGTTTCGCCTTCAGGCACAAGCACACACTGATGCTTGCGGTTCTGTCAGCTAAACAAAGGTTTTACAAGCGAGACAATCAATAGCAGAATGTATGTTagattatatatagatataatgattattaatactAGAAAACCCAATAAAATATATCctataagtatatataaaaaatttataggctacattgaaaaaaaaattaaagtaaagaATGCCTGTTTATACCAACAAAACGAATTTTATTGGGTTAGATCAAATAGAAGTAACCCTTTTAAGGCACCAATTGCAGGCTATAATTTACAGTTTACAAATGAAAACGCTTACCCGTTTTTATGGCGTATTTCAGCGTGGCGCGACAGCTGATCAGAATATCATCTAGAGTCTCGGGTTCGTCCGAGAGCTCCCAATTATTCCTTTGGAGCAATTCGTTTGGATAGTGAAAATCGATCACTTTCGTTGACCTGTCAAAAGATTCCACTATATAAGCCAGCATTATATCCACAACCTCCTGCAGGAAATTCATAGTCTTCGCGTCCCCATCCAGTGCAGGTAAAAgatctgtaaaaaataataataataaaataataataatacaaatgaataaataacacgAGTgcgttgaaataaaaaaaatgactgcaTGTAGTGCATGAATCAAGAGTAAAATAGCTTCATTTAACcttgaaaaagaaacaaaggacAAGATCTCCGacatgcatttttttcatttaatacaataatttacacaacaatgttatttttattaatgttattttagttatttttacacacataatatatatatatatatatatatatatatatatatatatatatatatatatatatatatatatatatatatatatatatatatatatatataaatgtttcagaaatgacatttaattaaattagtcTTATACAGACGACGTGAAAactcaagatatatatataacgCAGTCTGGGTGAACAtacaacatacaaaaataaatgtaaataaaatatatttaaatcgaaTAAAACCACGTCATGTAATCAATATAACCCATCATGAAAACAGATTATCCGAGTAATTTGGACTGTTTTTCAGTTGCGATAGCGATGTGATTGTGGTTTACCTGTTGAATAGAGATCAGAGAAGCACAAGGCGGCTTTGGGGCAGTTACAGGGTTTATTACAGCCGCAGCTCTCGGCTGTAGACTCATCTTCTGCTTTAACTGGAGCTTGAGCTGCTTTCTCAGCCTCCCCGACATTTAACAGAGCTACAGAAGACACGATTACTCTGTTAATTGAATAACACAACAGCATCTCACACTGTAGGAAAGAGTAACTTTTTTTAAGAGCACCCAATTCGTTTCAGTGTTTAGAAtctgaagaagaaaataaatgttcTCAATAACATTGAACAGTTCGGTAGGAAAACATGAAATCGATAATGTAATCTCGCGCTTTTCGTAACCATATCACATTTTACGTAAGTATATGAGATACAAATTTAAACCTCATGTTAAAAAGAAACGTACCACATAATTTGGAGCCGATTCCTCCGGAGAATTTCTGGGCCGCTGCCTGACACCATGCTCTGGCTGAAACGATCAAGCGCGTGGGATTTGAACACCATATCCGTCATAAAACTTCCATTAACAACATCAATAATCCATGGCGTGGAACTGGGcttaaaataacaaactaaaatctGCTGTTTATTATCATACGACACAGCTGACATAACATTTCAATGTTTTAAATTAACCTTGACACAACAAATGTCGCATTTCTTTGTCTCACAGCCTCACTAATACATATACACAATCATGCAGCattttttcaatcttttttttgaACGCCATGCCACTTACGAGTGTTCGGGCTTTGACTGCCGTTTCCAGGCGCGTTTTCAGCACCCAGAAACCAAAACCCGTGAGATGCCATCGCAAACGGAGCGGATCAGAGCAGCGACAGAGAAACGCGAGCAGCAGCCATCCAGACGCGCGTCACGGGGAAACAGGAGCTGTCCGCGGCCGTGGTGCTGAATCGAAACTCAGCTGCGTGCGCGATGTATTTACAATCACACCTGTCCAAACGAGTCAAATCAAGTGCTTTAATTACTATGGTGCTCATAAAATATGTTCAAAGCCCTCAGATGGAGAACAGCCGAGACTGAGCGTCTAGATTCAGTTGGTGCGCCGTGCGCAATGATTTGGAGCAGCTGGAGACCGTCACTGAACTCATGGAGAAACGCTGGCACTGATGGAGACGCAGGCATCCAATAGCTCTCATTCTCTTTCACATGCCTCAGTTGCAAATGCAAGTTAAGAGTGCATAGCAGATTTTTAAAAAGCACTTCTTGCAGTCCGTTTCCCCGGCTCTCCAACGTGCAAACTTGCAAGTTTAGTGGTAATAAAAGCTTCTTGTGGCGTAAAGATAATCTGCTTCACGTCACCAGAGAAATTCCGACGCGAATCGGGTCATGACGAACTATTTTGCATCGTTAATCGtgaccacacacacactagtTTATGCCCCTCCTGGAGCACCACCCGCATCTGTGCTGAaggcacaaggtttttttttttttaggttctgTAATTGCTTTACTCTAGGAGTGAGCAGACTTCATCAGAAGGAGGAGGAGCAGCCCGGCTGCTACATGGACAACGACATATCTATATCTATGCCCCCTTTTTatcattaaaacatttcttattaataaggAAACTTGGAGATCATGTTTCAAACATGAACAGGAAAAACTAGaagtaataaaaacattactgtgaatttaattattttcagtacCATTCTCAATTGTGTGCAGCGATCGTACGCAATGGCACACAGCAGGCCATTTATTCCGCATAAAATGAAACACTAAATAAAACGGaaatcaattataattataatataggaTGTAGAAAATAACAGGTTaagcaaaaataacaacaacgACGAAATTAAGCGTTTGCATGATTCTGGAAAAGCCAAGAGAGTTACATTGGGGGAAAAAAAGGTATTGTTTAACTGCAATCCACGttactcaaaaaataaaaaaataaaaagcatcgcACTAAAATAGATTGATTTATTTCATCGGTTATGAAATTAAATTTGGAGTTTGTGTTAGAAGAATGGTAGTAACCTgcgtttaatatttttatataatctgTATCCCTAAACCATATCTTTATTTCTTCACTGTTATGTTAACATGAAATCCAGAATGTTTTAATAGCATATcatgtattttacataaaaaaggaCGCATAAACGAATTGAGCTGAtttagtatttattatatttatagtatCTTTAGTCTGCTCAGGGTTTAACATCAGCCATTATGtacattatttatcatttaattaggctaataacaaatttaattaaatatttagaaaaaaaaaaatatatatacaaaaaaattacattccaGGAGTACACATATCCAGATGTATGTTTTATTCAAACAAGTATATATTTGGACAACAGTGCATCTGGGGaattattataatgcatatttttatgtttatgaataGACAGTAATTCAAATATAACCTAACTTGTGCAAATATAAAGGTCAATTTTAAGAGAACAAATCTTTATTCACAGAGAGGCTTACCCCCTGCTAAACCGGGGTTTAAAATCAAGCAAGAGCAACACAAA from Carassius carassius chromosome 35, fCarCar2.1, whole genome shotgun sequence encodes:
- the gad2 gene encoding glutamate decarboxylase 2, producing MASHGFWFLGAENAPGNGSQSPNTPRAWCQAAAQKFSGGIGSKLCALLNVGEAEKAAQAPVKAEDESTAESCGCNKPCNCPKAALCFSDLYSTDLLPALDGDAKTMNFLQEVVDIMLAYIVESFDRSTKVIDFHYPNELLQRNNWELSDEPETLDDILISCRATLKYAIKTAHPRYFNQLSTGLDMVGLAADWLTSTANTNMFTYEVAPVFVLLEYVTLKKMREIIGWQDGRGDGIFSPGGAISNMYAMLLARYKMFPEVKEKGMSSAPRLVAFTSEHSHFSIKKGAAALGIGTESVICIKADERGKMIPSDLERRIIEAKQKGYVPFFVSATAGTTVYGAFDPLMAIADICKKHDVWMHVDGAWGGSLLMSRKHRWKLNGVERANSMTWNPHKMMAVPLQCSALLVREEGLMQSCNQMQACYLFQQDKHYDLSYDTGDKALQCGRHVDIFKLWLMWRAKGTVGFEAQIDKCLELSEYLYNKIKDREGYDMVFDGKPQHTNVCFWYLPPGVRYLEDKVEKMKRLHKVAPVIKARMMEYGTTMVSYQPQGDKVNFFRMVISNPAATFEDIDFLIEEIERLGQDL